The DNA region CCCCCCGATGGCGACCGCCTGGGTCGAGGAGCCGTATGCGGACGGCACCACCGGAGCACTGCTCACCCGAGGAGGGAGCGACCCGCTCTCCGCATTCCAGCAGATGGTCGAACTGGCCGCATCCCGCGGGATGCAGATCGCCGTGCATGCGACCGGCGACCGGTCGATCGCCGAGTTCCTCGCGGTCCTGGAGCGCCTCTCCGATGCGCCCGCACCGGCCGCTCCGCACTACGTCGTCCACGGAGACCTGGCCACGCCCGAGCAGATCGCGCGCATGCGACGGGTCGATGCCGGATTCGCCGTGCAGCCCCTGATCGCTGCGCACACCCATTCCTGGGCGGCGGCGCAGCTCGGCGAGGCGCGCATCGCCACGGCCTGGCCGCTGGCCGCGATGCTCGCCTCCGGCGCCCTCACGACCGTGACCAGCGACGCGCCGATCGCGAGTCCGGATTGGCGGCTCGGGCTCGACGCCGCGCTCGCCCTGCTCACCGACGCGGGCTTCATCGACGACGCAGCGACCCGCCACCTGCTCCTGCGATCGATGACCGTGGAGGCCGCGCGACAGGACGGCGCATCGGACTGGAAGGGGTCGCTCGAGGTCGGGCACGTCGCCGACCTGACGATCCTCGACGAGGACCCGCTGACGCCCATCCGCCCGTTCTCCTCGCTCGAGGTGGTGCGCACGATCGTCGACGGCCGTACGGTCTTCTCCCGCGACTGAGCCCGCCCGCGCACGAAAACGGCGGGCGGCATGTTCACGCATGCCGCCCGCCTCTGATCCCCCTCGGACCAGTCCGCGCCCCCGTCGTCGGGCACCCGACGCCGGGGAAGTCTCACACCGCCGTCGCGACCAGCACCCGCGGGCTTCCGGGCAGGGCGACCTTATCCCGCACCTCCCAGCCCGCATCGTTCAGCCAGCCGCGCACCTGAGATTCCGGATACACGAGGGTCCCGTCGATGACGAGGTACTCCCCGGCGTGCCGGGCGTCGATCCCGCGCTGCTCCGCGTCGTCGTCGAGGAAGAAGTCGAGCACGGTCAGGGTCGCTCCCGGAGTCGCTGCCGCCCGCAGGTTTCGGAAGATCCGGGCGTTCTCCTCGGCGGTGAAGCGATGGATGACGTGATTGGCGAAGACGGCGTCGTATGCCCCCTCGGGTGCGGCAGTCGCGGTGTCGGCGATCTCGACGACGACACGGTCGGCGACGCCCGCCGCCGCCACGGCTTCGGCGATGCCGTCCTCGAAGCCGGGAGCGTATACGAACGTGGTGTGCAACGCCGGGTTCTGCGCCATGACCGACAGCGCGAAATCCGCCGAGAGCCCGCCGAAATCGAGGGCTTTCGTGGCACCGGCGAGGTCGATGTGTCGGCCGAACTCCTGGGCGTGCAGGCGGTTGTACGTCATGACGCCGGCCATGAAGGTCGCCCAGCGGGCGTCGTCCATCTGCAGGTCACCCGGTTCGGTGGTGTCGACCGTATGGGCGAACTGCAGCCAGTGCGGGTAGCTGATCTCGTCGAGGAACGTGAGGAACGGGCCGAGGTCGATCGCCGCATCGGCACCGGTGAGGTAGGCGGCCGCATCCGGGGCCACGACGTAGTTGCCGTCCGTGCGGACCAGCAGCCCCTGGGCCGCCATCGC from Microbacterium sp. SY138 includes:
- a CDS encoding methyltransferase dimerization domain-containing protein; amino-acid sequence: MTDTPTADAARILDIATGYMASKQLFHARRIGLFAAVDGGADTVPAIAERCGVSERIAHLLADAMAAQGLLVRTDGNYVVAPDAAAYLTGADAAIDLGPFLTFLDEISYPHWLQFAHTVDTTEPGDLQMDDARWATFMAGVMTYNRLHAQEFGRHIDLAGATKALDFGGLSADFALSVMAQNPALHTTFVYAPGFEDGIAEAVAAAGVADRVVVEIADTATAAPEGAYDAVFANHVIHRFTAEENARIFRNLRAAATPGATLTVLDFFLDDDAEQRGIDARHAGEYLVIDGTLVYPESQVRGWLNDAGWEVRDKVALPGSPRVLVATAV
- a CDS encoding amidohydrolase family protein codes for the protein MSQTFPGDDADLIIRGGRIHTFDGTGDIAHALAVRDGVIVATDAAATRLHARNVLELDGRTAVPGINDAHLHAAWLGARWPHLFFSDTPPEEQPPGRLVSTASERRSALRRAWRLLAEHGITSYTEPGIGPGEDAGETGCFGADMLDTYGELHREGAQTSRVTLLRLFGTIDGESTLEDFAHGIRTPPPTHDPRWLAIPGVKIFADGIPPMATAWVEEPYADGTTGALLTRGGSDPLSAFQQMVELAASRGMQIAVHATGDRSIAEFLAVLERLSDAPAPAAPHYVVHGDLATPEQIARMRRVDAGFAVQPLIAAHTHSWAAAQLGEARIATAWPLAAMLASGALTTVTSDAPIASPDWRLGLDAALALLTDAGFIDDAATRHLLLRSMTVEAARQDGASDWKGSLEVGHVADLTILDEDPLTPIRPFSSLEVVRTIVDGRTVFSRD